Proteins from one Suncus etruscus isolate mSunEtr1 chromosome 3, mSunEtr1.pri.cur, whole genome shotgun sequence genomic window:
- the MC2R gene encoding adrenocorticotropic hormone receptor: protein MKHIINIYENINDTLRNHSDCPRVILPEEIFFTISILGVLENLFVLVAVIKNKNLQSPMYFFICSLAISDMLGSLYKILENILIMIRNMGYLKPRGNFETTADDIIDTLFILSLLGSICSLLVIAADRYITIFHALQYHSIVTMRRATVILMVIWAACTGSGIAMVIFSHHIPTVITFTSLFPLMLVFILCLYVHMFLLARSHARKISTLPSTNMKGAITLTILLGVFIFCWAPFVLHILLMTFCPNNPYCACYMSLFQVNGMLIMCNAVVDPFIYAYRSPELRDAFKNMIFCSGTSRIIVP, encoded by the coding sequence ATGAAGCATATCATCAATATCTATGAAAACATCAATGATACTCTAAGGAACCATTCAGACTGTCCTCGTGTGATTTTGCCAGAAGAAATCTTTTTCACAATCTCCATCCTTGGGGTTTTGGAGAATCTATTTGTCCTTGTGGCAGTGATCAAGAATAAGAATCTCCAATCCCCCATGTACTTTTTCATTTGCAGTTTGGCTATTTCCGACATGCTGGGCAGCCTATATAAGATATTAGAAAATATCCTGATCATGATCAGAAATATGGGTTATCTCAAGCCACGTGGCAATTTTGAAACTACAGCAGATGACATCATTGATACACTATTTATCCTCTCCCTGCTTGGCTCTATTTGCAGTCTGTTGGTGATTGCTGCTGACCGCTACATCACAATCTTCCATGCTCTGCAGTACCACAGCATTGTGACCATGCGCCGTGCCACTGTCATCCTGATGGTCATCTGGGCAGCTTGCACAGGCAGTGGCATCGCCATGGTCATCTTCTCCCATCACATCCCTACAGTGATCACCTTTACGTCACTGTTCCCTCTGATGTTGGTCTTCATCCTGTGTCTTTATGTGCATATGTTCTTGCTGGCCCGTTCTCATGCCAGGAAGATTTCAACTCTTCCCAGCACCAACATGAAAGGAGCCATCACACTCACCATCCTGCTTGgtgtcttcattttctgttgGGCCCCCTTTGTCCTTCATATCCTCCTAATGACTTTCTGCCCAAATAACCCTTACTGTGCCTGCTACATGTCCCTCTTTCAGGTGAATGGCATGTTAATCATGTGTAATGCAGTTGTCGATCCCTTTATATATGCCTACCGGAGCCCAGAGCTCAGGGATGCATTCAAAAATATGATCTTCTGCAGTGGTACCAGTAGAATCATTGTTCCCTGA